The DNA region CCACAACCAATCAAGAAAATGGCATAGAAATGGCATCAAGAAACCTAGATCACAGAGATATGAGTCTCTGAAAGGGGTTGACCCCAAGTTTCTGAGAAACATGAGCTTTGCCAAAAAACACAACACAAAGGGGCTGAAGAAGATGCAGGCCAACAACACCAAAGCCATCAAGGCCAGAATAGAGGCCATCAAGGCCCTGAGCACCAAGGCCTCCAAGGCCAAGGTCCTCAGGCCCAAGATCCCCAAGGCCAGTGCCCGGTGTGCTGGCCACAGGATGGCCAGCAAATGTCCAGGCTCCGGGATCACAAAGCCTGACTCTAAGGTTGCCAGAACCACTCACCCCAAGTCTGCCAAGCCCACTGACCCCAAGGCTACCAAGTCCACTGACCCCAATGCTGCCAAACCCACTGACCCCAAGGCCACCAAGTTTGCCACCATGGTCAGTAAGTCTGATCCCAAGGCTCCCAAATCTGGCCCCAAGGCCACCAAATCTGACACTAAGGCCTCCAAGTCTGGTCCCAAGCTAGCCAAGACTAATTCTAAGGCCACGAAGCCCAGTGATTCCAAGGCTGCTAAGCCTACTGACCCCAAGGCGGCTGAGTCCAAACCCAAAGATGGTGGGGCTAAAGCTGCTAGTCCCAAGCCTTCAAAATAGATGCTTCAGAACAGAAGGACTTGTTTAAACCCTAAACCACTGTTTTTTCCTAGCCAGGGTATGATTGTTCactgttttgtacaaataaaggaaatgcaaatcataaaaaaatcaatagattattttaataattggctatAAAATACTCAGAATAGAGCAAAAGAATATTCAATAGGAGACTTAGATAAGTAGGAAAGATTTAGCACTTCcatattaaatttgaaatataGCTTAAAAATTAGTTGTAGATGACAGAGATTAAAAATTCCACATatgaatcttctcttctttccatgtaAACATGcttttgtttattgatttttgtcaagctaataagaaaaaaaagccaaattcaAAATTCTAGACAATGAATGTAAAAATGGATTTTGGAACTCAACTATTTTCATGAAGGTGAGGATTTCAGTTACATGCTAATGTGCTCAAGTTGTGTTACTCAGGGAATATTTTCTAGAACATTGTTGTCTGTCCAGCTAAAAAAAGACCATGCTGACCACACCTAGAATATCATGTTCCTATCTGGAAAGTCAAAATAAGGTCACTGACAAACTTGGTTCTGAAGGGTCTGAATAAAACAAGTCATGCATcaaacagagaaggtaagtgtgAATATTCAGCTGTAACAacgctacttgccactactgtagctgtataaggccaataacaccagcacacaggagggctactagcaaacgttctttgatctgcttttctaaggaaagcaactttaaagggttaacaatcttattttaattaaacatacatatatcattcacttagttcaagggaaaaagcatcctgaacttcagagaaaacacaaacagaaattatataaacaaagcaaaataacaaaaatcaacagacagacttctagccatctgaccaagacattatattcatagttaccagagagagaagcaccaacattggGTTTTCAAACCTGGGAGGGAGTTCCTTAATttctgcccagagtctccacaccaacactcttcgaATGAGTGAGCCCTAAACAAAATGCaaaccttagagtatatataaaCTTCTTCCAGGTCAGAATGATTCACACCTCTCGAGGGTTTCATACCTCttctgacctaactagcaaaagagtgtgggcctttctacaaacaaaggcaagactcaatcaaaggaacttgattgccttagtgctgagaatcactccaaaacaaaagatagcaaaaagtccactttgcttgccattatatttgaaaatcacaactcatcaaaggtacttgaatACCTCAGCATTCTAAAggtgaaaacagtaaaaaaaaaaaaaagtctcaccttaattacccTAACATGagcatgagaaagagaaaactgaaggggtacatttttatttcttcttagtgAAACTACTGTAGTGAAGATTCTTTGCTAAGCACAGGTTGGACTAAATTGCCTTTCAACTCAAAAAATCTTCATGCTCCTTTTGAAGTACTTGGAAAGTTCAATACTATCCGCAAATATTTATTCCATGCTTGTTATGTGTAAAAGATTGTGAACTAGGCAGAGGGAGGAATAGAGTCATAAACTGCAACTCCTGTGTTGAGGGAAGTTTACAATTTAATCAAAGTGAATCAAAACATATTTTGAACTATTTCTAAACTTGTCAAAGGACATTAAACCCTCAGAATATGTGTCATAGATTCACTCCTTAGGGGAATACCAACTGTTCTGGCATTTGTAAAGTTCCTGGATACTTTTCAGTTCTGTTGTCATGTACATGATCATGTGCCAGGAATCATATTTTCTCCATAGCCTTTGGAGATTCTGCTGGGGGTCATCTTGGTTAATGTCACATAACTGTTTATAAATTATTAGAGATGGAGACAAGTCCAAGACAAGAGTACCCCTCAATATCATTAGGAATTCACCAATTTGTCTAAtggtatcctctctctctctctctctctctcgctctctctgtctgtctctgtctggctctcgctctctctctctctctctccatatatattgCATACTTGCAAGGTGAGAAGTCTAATGCAATAGGGACCTGCCATTCTAGAAACTGTCCGTGGCTTAGACTATAGGGGATCTACCCAGACACTTACTCTTTTTGCATTGATTGTCACTCCCTAAATAAGCCCATGCACATTGGCTTAGAATGGgcaaataaacaaaagcaaaattcatATTAAGTTGATgccatataaattttaaaaatgaaatcaagttTTCAGTAATGTTCTAGGTTACATTGTTAGTAAACATAGAATTTTAATTCTCTGCTTAAGAAAAAACATTTCAAGTCTTGCCATACAGATGTGTAAACTACACTTGTGTAAACTGAACACACATTTTCATTCTAAGCAAATACTATGGATACTTGTAAGTAATTGAAGAATAAAGCTTGGAATATTGCTATTGCATCGGCCTGGAGGAGCTTGTTTCCCAGAAATTCAATCACACATAAACTATTTGCTGCAGCAGGGGGGGAAATCTCTAAAATACAGCTGGTTGTTGTTTTGAAAGTGATCCTAAggccaaattgccaacatttttAGACCTTTTATTCAGGACACAGAGCTTTCAGACCAATCTATCTCCAGAAATATGGTGAGTTTTGGCActtaaagctaaaaatattaaattaattataatGAATTCATGTGTGTATGGCTAGTGCCAAAAGGTGTATTACATAGAAATTAAACCTTAAAGTTAGAAATATTGGTGcttaagtcctgcttctgacttaAGCTAATTATGTGACTTTGGTCATGTCATTCAACTTCCCAGTGTCTCAGACAACTCTCTGTAAGTTACAGGTAAGTAGATTGTATGCATTGGTGATTGGTCAGAGGAGGAATCAGTTTATGAGGGTTCCCCATGatgatgaaatcactggtctggatctttaaaaaatacttctaaGTAAATACTTcttatgggggagaggggagtaaTATCTTACCATCTCTTTCCACCTTCCCCagggaaattaatttttctttaagataATGTTGAAACCGTCTGTGGGATTTGGTTATATTAGGGGTCTTAGGCTAAAACTATGGACATGACTTCCAGGTTAGACAGTACATGAGGTGCTGGGGCCCTCTCTTGAATCTTCAGACCATAGACTAATATCATGAACAAGACAATGAAGCTGTGGTCAATTGAAATAATGCATTATCCTCTTTGAACATAGATTCTCTGTTCAAGATATCCCTTTGTTCGTTTGAACATCATTCCTTCCCATTCACTAAGTcaacttttcctcttttattaatgTTTGGAGGACTTAAGTATTTCACATCATTTCAATTTTCAACCTAAGTGACCTAGGAACCTTCTTTAGTGAGGCCCATTATATTTTTTATGCCAAAAAAAACAGCTTCCAGTTGTGACAAAATTCTTCTACATTCCTAGAAAgcaaaagtttcttttttctattaccTTTCAAAATATGCCCAAATATGGATATTCTGGTCCTGTGAAATATTCCAGGTTTGTACCTGACTCTCCcagtttccctttcttttttactattcttctctcctcttacatttttttgttttctcagaaTCCTAAGATCCAGTCGCTTCATTTTTCTTGCCCTCATCAAAATCTGTTCTCAAAAGTATACAGTATACATGTTATTTTTTCCATGGCTTGGTATTTTTATAGGGCCTAAACCAAAGAAATATATCTTAGACATCATtgatgggaagaggaggagaacttAGCTTTTCTATGCAAAAAGCCTCTTAAGTAATCTTgaaattacatttgaaaggcagtcACAATTTGAAGACTTATTAAAAAGTCAGAGGGAGATATCTTTTAGTGCCTCTTGCTCTTTGGCCATactaataatttttataaatctaTACAAATATCTGACTATTGCTTTTCTAAGGTAAATCTTGCTTTCAAAGTAAAAatgtatg from Trichosurus vulpecula isolate mTriVul1 chromosome 1, mTriVul1.pri, whole genome shotgun sequence includes:
- the LOC118840808 gene encoding 60S ribosomal protein L29-like; translated protein: MVSKNHTTHNQSRKWHRNGIKKPRSQRYESLKGVDPKFLRNMSFAKKHNTKGLKKMQANNTKAIKARIEAIKALSTKASKAKVLRPKIPKASARCAGHRMASKCPGSGITKPDSKVARTTHPKSAKPTDPKATKSTDPNAAKPTDPKATKFATMVSKSDPKAPKSGPKATKSDTKASKSGPKLAKTNSKATKPSDSKAAKPTDPKAAESKPKDGGAKAASPKPSK